One Setaria viridis chromosome 7, Setaria_viridis_v4.0, whole genome shotgun sequence genomic region harbors:
- the LOC117863217 gene encoding TPD1 protein homolog 1, whose translation MARPRTELLRFLLLIVLATGAATAAATAVDAPAPAAAAGSAAAAAPSASGCRRGDVVVRQRATGRTVEGKPEYAVEVRNACRCAQSRVVLRCYGLSSVEAVDPRAIRAVDAERCLLRGGRALAPRGGAAVRFTYAWMTPQDFPLVSAQPHC comes from the coding sequence ATGGCGAGACCACGAACAGAGctcctccgcttcctcctcctcatcgtcctcgccaccggcgccgctacggccgccgccaccgcggtggacgcgccggcgcccgcggcagCTGCAGGGTCGGCGGCCGCTGCAGCACCATCAGCGTCGGGGTGCCGGCGCGGCGACGTGGTGGTGCGGCAGCGCGCGACGGGTCGGACGGTGGAGGGGAAGCCCGAGTACGCGGTGGAGGTGCGGAACGCGTGCCGGTGCGCGCAGTCCCGGGTGGTGCTCCGCTGCTACGGCCTCAGCAGCGTGGAGGCCGTGGACCCGCGCGCCATCCGCGCAGTCGACGCCGAGCGCTGCCtgctccgcggcggccgcgccctggcgccccgcggcggcgccgccgtgcgctTCACCTACGCCTGGATGACTCCGCAGGACTTCCCGCTCGTCAGCGCCCAGCCGCACTGCTAG